From a single Flavobacterium sp. genomic region:
- a CDS encoding aspartate kinase, with protein sequence MKIFKFGGASVKDAEGIKNVLHVLNTVGHEDVLLVISAMGKTTNALEVVIKNYFDKSKELHASLQEVRKYHNQILLDLFEDEEHDVFFDVNAHFDDLEYFIRSNKSPNYSFVYDQVVSIGELVSTTIVSHYFNYSGLKNNWIDVRPLIKTDNNYRDAQVDWETTQKLISKGVKKKTLNITQGFLGSDENNFTTTLGREGSDYTAAIFAYCLGAESVTIWKDVPGVLNADPRYFENAVLLNQISYREAIELAFYGASVIHPKTLQPLQKKEIPLYVKSFVNPTLPGTSVSKGADLEPKTSCFIVKKNQLLLSLSSIDFDFIMENHISEIFALFSKYKIKVNLIQNTAISFSVCIEDKYNNFEELRKVLAKKFKVSYNENVSLYTIRHFDENAAKVVETNKTILLRQISRETMQVITKE encoded by the coding sequence ATGAAAATATTCAAATTTGGAGGTGCATCAGTTAAAGATGCCGAAGGAATAAAAAACGTATTGCATGTTTTAAACACGGTAGGACACGAAGATGTTTTATTGGTAATTTCCGCCATGGGAAAAACCACGAATGCGTTAGAAGTGGTAATCAAAAATTACTTTGATAAATCGAAGGAATTGCATGCATCGCTTCAAGAAGTTCGAAAATACCACAACCAAATTTTATTAGACTTATTTGAAGACGAAGAGCACGATGTGTTTTTTGATGTAAACGCACATTTTGACGATTTAGAATATTTCATTCGCAGCAACAAATCGCCAAATTATAGTTTTGTTTACGATCAAGTGGTGAGCATTGGAGAATTAGTTTCTACCACGATTGTAAGCCATTATTTCAATTATAGCGGCTTAAAAAACAATTGGATTGATGTGCGTCCATTAATCAAAACTGACAACAATTACCGTGATGCGCAAGTAGATTGGGAAACCACTCAAAAATTAATTTCAAAAGGCGTTAAAAAGAAAACCTTAAACATTACTCAAGGATTTTTAGGTTCGGATGAGAATAATTTTACCACTACTTTAGGTCGCGAAGGTTCTGATTATACCGCTGCTATTTTTGCTTATTGTTTAGGTGCGGAAAGTGTTACCATTTGGAAAGACGTTCCTGGCGTCTTAAATGCTGATCCAAGATATTTTGAAAATGCCGTTTTGTTGAACCAAATATCATACAGAGAAGCAATTGAATTAGCGTTTTATGGCGCTTCGGTAATTCATCCAAAAACATTACAACCTTTACAGAAAAAGGAAATTCCGTTGTATGTGAAATCGTTTGTAAATCCAACCTTACCAGGAACCAGCGTTTCCAAAGGTGCTGATTTAGAACCTAAAACCTCTTGTTTCATCGTAAAGAAAAACCAATTGTTATTGTCGTTGTCGTCTATTGATTTCGATTTCATCATGGAAAATCACATCAGTGAAATCTTTGCTTTGTTTTCGAAATACAAAATCAAAGTGAATTTAATTCAAAACACCGCAATTAGTTTTTCCGTTTGTATTGAAGACAAGTACAACAATTTTGAAGAGTTGCGAAAAGTATTGGCTAAAAAATTCAAAGTTTCATATAACGAAAACGTATCGCTTTACACCATCAGACATTTTGACGAAAACGCAGCAAAAGTCGTAGAAACGAACAAAACGATATTGCTTCGTCAGATTTCTAGAGAAACGATGCAGGTAATAACTAAAGAATAA
- a CDS encoding GNAT family N-acetyltransferase — protein sequence MIIRKALKKDMPCVLELIQELAVFEKEPDAVVVTVDDLVRDGFSEQPLFQCFVAEVENEIIGMALFYYRYSTWKGKTIHLEDLIVKESKRGTGAGFALYKEIIQQGKAENVRRIEWNVLDWNTPAIDFYEKSGAKVLGDWRVVHMDENGIKNFISLNT from the coding sequence ATGATTATCCGAAAAGCCTTAAAAAAAGATATGCCTTGTGTGTTAGAATTGATACAAGAATTAGCTGTTTTTGAAAAAGAACCTGATGCCGTTGTAGTAACAGTTGATGATTTGGTTCGTGATGGCTTTTCAGAACAGCCACTTTTTCAATGTTTTGTTGCCGAAGTGGAAAACGAGATTATCGGAATGGCATTGTTTTATTATCGCTATTCTACCTGGAAAGGTAAAACTATCCATTTAGAAGATTTAATTGTAAAAGAAAGTAAACGCGGAACCGGTGCCGGATTTGCGCTTTACAAAGAAATTATCCAACAAGGAAAAGCTGAAAACGTACGCAGAATTGAATGGAATGTTTTAGACTGGAACACACCTGCCATAGATTTCTATGAAAAATCAGGCGCGAAAGTTTTAGGCGATTGGCGAGTAGTTCATATGGATGAAAACGGAATTAAAAATTTTATTAGTCTTAATACTTAA
- the fbp gene encoding class 1 fructose-bisphosphatase, whose amino-acid sequence MEERNRTLGEFIIEHQNSFQYSTGELSRIINSIRLAAKVVNYKVNKAGLVDIVGAAGEQNIQGEDQQKLDVYANEVFIQTLINREIVCGIASEENDDFITVAGSDNSHNNKYVVLMDPLDGSSNIDVNVSVGTIFSVFRRVTPVGTPVTIEDFLQPGVNQVAAGYVIYGTSTMLVYTTGHGVNGFTLNPAIGTFYLSHPNMKYSEDGKIYSINEGNYVHFPQGVKDYIKYCQLEEGDRPYTSRYIGSLVSDFHRNMIKGGIYLYPTSSKAPNGKLRLLYECNPMAFIAEQAGGKASDGFGRIMEIQPTELHQRVPFFCGSKNMVEKAEEFMAKAK is encoded by the coding sequence ATGGAAGAAAGAAACAGAACATTGGGCGAGTTTATCATTGAACATCAAAATTCGTTTCAGTACTCAACAGGAGAATTATCTCGTATTATTAATTCAATTCGATTGGCTGCTAAAGTAGTTAATTATAAAGTGAATAAAGCTGGTTTAGTAGATATTGTGGGCGCTGCTGGCGAACAAAATATTCAAGGAGAAGACCAACAAAAATTAGATGTTTACGCTAATGAAGTTTTTATTCAAACTTTAATTAATCGTGAAATTGTTTGTGGAATTGCTTCAGAAGAAAACGACGATTTTATCACTGTAGCCGGTTCAGACAATAGCCACAATAATAAATATGTTGTATTAATGGATCCATTAGATGGTTCTTCTAACATTGATGTAAATGTTTCCGTAGGTACCATTTTTTCGGTTTTTAGAAGAGTTACGCCTGTTGGAACTCCAGTGACTATAGAGGATTTCTTGCAGCCAGGCGTAAATCAAGTAGCGGCAGGTTATGTAATTTACGGAACTTCAACAATGTTAGTTTACACGACAGGACATGGAGTTAACGGATTTACATTAAATCCAGCTATCGGAACATTTTATTTGTCACACCCAAATATGAAATATTCAGAAGACGGAAAAATTTACTCGATTAACGAAGGAAATTACGTTCATTTTCCACAAGGTGTGAAAGATTACATCAAATATTGCCAGTTAGAAGAAGGCGACAGACCTTATACGTCAAGATACATCGGAAGTTTAGTTTCTGATTTTCATAGAAACATGATTAAAGGAGGTATTTACTTATACCCAACCAGCTCAAAAGCGCCTAATGGAAAATTACGTTTGTTGTACGAATGTAATCCAATGGCCTTTATTGCTGAACAAGCGGGTGGAAAAGCATCTGATGGTTTTGGAAGAATCATGGAAATTCAACCTACTGAATTGCACCAACGTGTTCCGTTCTTCTGCGGCAGTAAAAACATGGTAGAAAAAGCAGAAGAGTTTATGGCGAAAGCGAAGTAG
- a CDS encoding TerB family tellurite resistance protein has product MSISDLFDSGFRNRNKGHFSAIVRVALSDGTITPHEKQFLDKLAIKLEISQAEYEEILENPLKYPVNPPLMHTHRLERLYDLARMVYADDVLGEKQQELLTRFALALGFTAGNVGYIVDKALKLVDMNVDLDTFTYEMQHMNR; this is encoded by the coding sequence ATGTCAATTTCAGATTTATTCGATAGCGGTTTTAGAAATAGAAACAAAGGTCATTTTTCAGCCATTGTAAGAGTAGCTTTGTCAGACGGAACTATTACTCCTCACGAAAAGCAATTCTTAGATAAATTAGCTATCAAATTAGAAATTTCTCAAGCAGAATATGAAGAAATTTTAGAAAACCCATTAAAATATCCTGTTAATCCACCTTTAATGCATACGCACCGTTTAGAGCGTTTGTATGATTTGGCAAGAATGGTATATGCTGATGATGTTTTAGGTGAAAAACAACAAGAATTATTAACCCGTTTTGCTTTAGCTTTAGGATTTACGGCTGGAAACGTTGGTTACATCGTAGATAAAGCCTTAAAATTAGTAGATATGAACGTAGATTTAGACACGTTCACTTACGAAATGCAACACATGAACAGATAA
- a CDS encoding HupE/UreJ family protein, giving the protein MSEFWMYFNIGLKHVLDINAYDHVLFLIALMVPYAFKDWKNVFVLVSLFTLGHTLALLLSVYGVVQIKVSLVEFLIPITILITAVFHLFTAGKSSKNESITFVAIVTLFFGIIHGLGFSNYFKTILPGNASDKLLPLLEFALGIEAAQIIVVLIVLIISYVVQTFFRFSKRDWALVMSAFIIGVVLPMIIQSEIWNR; this is encoded by the coding sequence ATGTCAGAATTCTGGATGTATTTTAATATTGGTCTCAAGCACGTGTTAGATATCAACGCCTATGATCATGTTTTGTTTTTAATTGCGTTAATGGTTCCGTACGCTTTTAAAGATTGGAAAAACGTTTTTGTTTTGGTGTCTCTTTTTACGCTAGGGCATACTTTGGCTTTGCTTTTATCGGTATACGGAGTAGTGCAAATTAAAGTAAGTTTGGTTGAATTTTTAATTCCAATTACTATTTTGATAACTGCTGTATTTCATCTTTTCACGGCTGGAAAATCGTCTAAGAATGAAAGCATCACCTTCGTAGCGATTGTAACTTTATTCTTTGGAATTATCCACGGACTTGGGTTTTCTAATTACTTTAAAACCATCTTACCTGGAAATGCCTCTGATAAATTATTACCGTTGTTAGAATTTGCATTAGGAATTGAAGCAGCTCAGATAATTGTTGTGCTTATCGTATTAATTATATCTTATGTGGTACAAACATTTTTCCGTTTTTCAAAAAGAGATTGGGCTTTAGTGATGTCAGCATTTATAATTGGCGTAGTTTTGCCAATGATTATTCAAAGTGAAATTTGGAACCGATAA
- a CDS encoding deoxycytidylate deaminase — protein sequence MKKEKKEKYDKAYLRIAKEWGNLSYCQRKKVGAIIVKNKMIISDGYNGTPSGFENCCEDDDNVTKWYVLHAEANAILKVARSTQSCEDATLYITLSPCKDCSKLIHQSGIKRVVYHQEYKDTSGVDFLRKAGVEVELIEDLG from the coding sequence ATGAAGAAAGAAAAAAAAGAAAAATACGATAAAGCGTATTTGCGAATTGCGAAAGAATGGGGTAATTTATCCTATTGCCAGCGAAAAAAAGTTGGGGCAATTATTGTTAAAAACAAGATGATTATTTCAGATGGTTACAATGGAACTCCATCGGGATTTGAAAATTGTTGCGAAGATGATGACAATGTAACTAAATGGTATGTGCTTCATGCCGAAGCTAATGCTATTTTAAAAGTGGCACGTTCTACACAATCGTGTGAAGATGCAACGTTGTATATTACACTTTCACCTTGTAAAGATTGCAGTAAATTAATTCATCAATCGGGTATTAAAAGAGTGGTGTATCATCAAGAATATAAAGATACTTCGGGAGTTGATTTTTTAAGGAAAGCCGGAGTTGAAGTAGAATTAATTGAAGATTTAGGATAA
- a CDS encoding S41 family peptidase, with product MKMNKVYFPIVIAVAVAVGLLLGSKLNPSTENAFLTKNANKNKLNKLIDFIENEYVDSLNTDSIVDLTVNGILEKLDPHSVYIPKSQLEAVEQEMRGDFVGIGVNFYMYNDSVTIIKPIPNGPSEKAGLKAGDRILFADKLQLYNKKLETDTLFSILKGEQGSNVKLTVYRKSEKKKFAVNVTRDVIPIKSVDVAQMVDKTTGYIKINRFAEKTYDEFLSGLTQLKKEGATHIIIDLRDNGGGYLESAVSIADEFLKNKELIVKTKNKKDKIESTLATKKGLFETGKVSVLINENSASASEILAGAIQDNDRGLIYGRRSFGKGLVQREMPLGDGSAVRLTVARYYTPSGRSIQKPYEDKGEIYFNEFDKRFESGELYEKDKAKIADSLKFKTKKGRVVYGGGGIMPDVFVPLEDSHGAEGLTMLMQSGLVNYFVFEQLDQNRKKFEKISMEGLEKEIRSGNYFNNFKTYMAKGGLLFNLDNQKEKVLFYLHAEFVRQLFNEKSYYQLISKKDDMVNKVLSK from the coding sequence ATGAAGATGAACAAAGTATATTTTCCAATAGTAATCGCAGTAGCTGTTGCGGTGGGTTTACTACTAGGAAGTAAACTCAATCCATCTACTGAGAATGCGTTTTTAACCAAGAACGCCAATAAAAACAAACTCAATAAACTTATCGATTTTATTGAAAATGAATATGTAGATAGTTTAAATACCGATTCTATTGTTGATTTAACTGTCAACGGAATTCTTGAAAAATTAGATCCCCATTCGGTTTACATTCCTAAAAGCCAATTAGAAGCTGTAGAACAAGAAATGCGTGGCGATTTTGTGGGCATTGGTGTAAATTTCTACATGTATAACGATTCCGTTACGATTATTAAACCTATTCCAAACGGGCCTTCCGAAAAAGCAGGATTAAAAGCTGGCGATCGAATTCTTTTCGCTGACAAATTGCAACTTTATAACAAGAAATTAGAAACCGATACGCTGTTTTCCATCTTAAAAGGCGAACAAGGTTCTAATGTAAAATTGACGGTTTATCGCAAATCTGAAAAGAAAAAATTTGCCGTAAATGTTACCCGAGATGTTATTCCAATCAAGAGTGTCGATGTGGCTCAAATGGTTGATAAAACAACAGGTTACATCAAAATCAATCGTTTTGCAGAAAAAACCTATGACGAATTTTTATCGGGTTTAACCCAATTGAAAAAAGAGGGCGCAACTCATATTATTATAGATTTACGTGATAATGGTGGCGGTTATTTGGAATCAGCCGTTTCAATTGCTGATGAATTCTTGAAAAACAAAGAACTAATCGTTAAAACCAAAAACAAAAAAGATAAAATAGAAAGTACGTTAGCAACGAAGAAAGGTCTTTTTGAAACTGGGAAAGTCAGTGTTTTAATTAATGAAAATAGTGCTTCTGCAAGTGAAATTTTGGCAGGAGCCATTCAAGATAACGATAGAGGTTTAATTTACGGAAGACGTTCTTTTGGAAAAGGATTAGTACAGCGCGAAATGCCTTTAGGCGACGGTTCTGCGGTACGATTAACCGTGGCAAGATATTACACACCATCAGGTCGTTCAATTCAAAAGCCTTATGAAGACAAAGGTGAAATTTACTTTAACGAATTTGATAAACGTTTCGAAAGCGGTGAATTATACGAGAAAGACAAAGCTAAGATTGCAGATAGTTTAAAATTTAAAACAAAGAAAGGCCGTGTTGTTTACGGCGGCGGCGGCATTATGCCTGATGTTTTTGTTCCATTAGAAGATTCACATGGAGCAGAAGGACTAACCATGTTGATGCAATCGGGATTGGTGAATTACTTTGTGTTTGAACAATTGGATCAAAATCGCAAAAAATTTGAAAAAATTTCAATGGAAGGCTTAGAAAAAGAAATTCGTTCAGGAAATTATTTCAACAATTTCAAGACTTATATGGCAAAAGGCGGCTTGCTTTTCAATTTAGACAATCAAAAAGAAAAAGTATTATTCTATCTTCATGCCGAGTTTGTGCGTCAGTTGTTCAATGAAAAATCGTATTACCAATTGATTTCGAAAAAAGACGATATGGTAAATAAGGTGTTGAGTAAGTAA
- a CDS encoding FAD-dependent oxidoreductase gives MLDVLIIGAGVSGVSCALILGSAQNKPFAMDKKIAIVAHQKASSLQNAIFNNAYGISAGKLGSELLDESLEHLTNSYPHIQQIHGEKVLAISGDAGNFTVTTNKSSLQVKTIVIAIGAGNPFSIEGLEHFIEPHQKIPAIKNRIQLKNTDHLVTEGIYVAGVLAGHRSQLSIAAGSGAAVATDILTLWNDGNHTMVHDALGK, from the coding sequence ATGCTTGATGTTTTAATTATTGGCGCGGGAGTTTCGGGTGTTTCATGCGCTTTGATTTTGGGTTCTGCTCAAAACAAACCGTTTGCAATGGATAAAAAGATTGCCATTGTTGCCCACCAAAAAGCATCTTCGTTACAAAACGCCATTTTTAATAACGCTTATGGAATTTCTGCTGGGAAATTAGGAAGTGAATTATTAGATGAAAGTTTGGAACATTTGACAAACTCGTATCCACACATTCAACAAATTCATGGTGAAAAAGTACTTGCGATTTCTGGTGATGCTGGGAATTTTACAGTAACAACAAATAAGTCTTCGCTGCAAGTCAAAACAATTGTTATCGCTATTGGAGCAGGAAATCCATTTTCGATTGAAGGCTTGGAGCATTTCATTGAACCGCATCAGAAAATTCCAGCGATAAAAAATAGAATCCAATTGAAAAATACCGACCATTTGGTTACTGAAGGTATTTACGTTGCAGGTGTTTTAGCCGGACACCGAAGTCAGTTGAGTATAGCTGCTGGTAGTGGCGCTGCAGTTGCTACCGATATTTTAACGTTGTGGAATGATGGCAATCATACAATGGTGCATGATGCTTTGGGGAAATAA
- a CDS encoding MarC family protein, producing the protein MEFGINWKDIFTISMILFAVIDIVGSIPIIVDLRSKMGHIQSEKASIVASVIMIAFLFIGEEILKLIGIDANSFAVAGSFVLFFLALEMILGIRLYKEDNPSTASIVPIAFPLIAGAGTMTTILSLRAAYDKINIIIAIVINVIVVYGVLKSSGKIERLLGNNGLGVIRKIFGVILLAIAVKLFAANVKGLFI; encoded by the coding sequence ATGGAATTTGGAATTAATTGGAAAGACATTTTTACCATCAGCATGATTTTATTTGCTGTGATTGATATTGTAGGAAGTATTCCGATTATTGTTGATTTACGCAGTAAAATGGGGCATATTCAATCTGAAAAAGCTAGTATTGTTGCTAGTGTTATAATGATTGCCTTCTTATTTATAGGAGAAGAAATTCTAAAATTAATTGGAATAGATGCCAATTCGTTTGCGGTTGCAGGTTCGTTTGTTTTATTTTTCCTTGCTTTAGAAATGATTTTGGGCATTCGACTATACAAAGAAGACAATCCGAGTACCGCTTCGATTGTGCCAATTGCTTTTCCACTTATAGCAGGTGCAGGAACGATGACCACGATTTTATCATTACGAGCAGCTTACGATAAAATAAATATTATAATTGCAATTGTTATCAACGTAATTGTAGTATATGGCGTATTAAAATCGTCTGGAAAAATTGAACGATTGTTAGGAAATAATGGTTTAGGCGTAATTCGCAAAATATTTGGCGTAATTTTATTGGCAATTGCCGTAAAGTTATTTGCTGCTAACGTTAAAGGATTGTTTATTTAG
- a CDS encoding DUF3109 family protein has protein sequence MFQLNKTIVSEEILEKEFVCNLSACKGACCVDGDAGAPLDEEETKILAEIFPKVKPFLRSEGVKAIEEQGTHVVSDFGELETPLIDGKDCAYVIFDGKTALCGIEQAYNQGIVDWKKPVSCHLYPIRIKEYSDFSAVNYHKWHICSDACALGEELGVPVYQFVKEALVRKFGQQWFDELDKVAKELKK, from the coding sequence ATGTTTCAGTTAAATAAAACCATCGTCTCAGAAGAAATTTTAGAAAAAGAATTCGTTTGCAATTTGTCAGCTTGTAAAGGGGCATGTTGTGTAGATGGTGATGCGGGTGCTCCTTTAGACGAGGAAGAAACCAAAATTTTAGCTGAAATTTTCCCAAAAGTCAAGCCTTTTCTTCGTTCGGAAGGTGTAAAAGCTATTGAAGAACAAGGAACACACGTAGTGTCTGATTTTGGGGAATTAGAAACGCCACTTATCGATGGAAAAGATTGTGCTTATGTAATTTTTGACGGAAAAACAGCGCTTTGTGGAATTGAGCAGGCTTATAACCAAGGGATTGTAGATTGGAAAAAACCAGTTTCTTGTCATTTATATCCTATCCGAATAAAAGAATATTCTGATTTTTCAGCAGTCAATTATCATAAATGGCATATTTGTTCAGACGCCTGTGCTTTAGGGGAAGAATTAGGAGTTCCGGTCTATCAATTTGTGAAAGAAGCACTGGTTAGAAAATTCGGACAACAATGGTTTGACGAATTAGATAAAGTAGCAAAAGAGTTAAAAAAATAA
- a CDS encoding ribonucleotide-diphosphate reductase subunit beta, whose protein sequence is MAVVEPILQENKDRFVIFPIKHQDIWEWYKKQEACIWTAEEIDLHTDLNDWNNKLSADEKYFIKHILAFFAASDGIVNENLAENFVSEVQYPEAKFFYGFQLMMENIHSETYSLLIDTYVKDEAEKHQLFHAIETFPAIKEKAEWALKWIESPSFAERLIAFAAVEGIFFSGSFCSIYWLKKRGLMPGLTFSNELISRDEGMHCDFAVHLHTHHIVNKVPKARITEILTNALDIERKFITESLPVSLIGMNATLMTQYLEFVTDRLLVELGCDRVYNSSNPFDFMDMISLQGKTNFFEKRVGEYQKAGVMNSDSEASKISFDADF, encoded by the coding sequence ATGGCTGTAGTGGAACCTATTTTGCAAGAAAATAAAGATCGATTTGTAATCTTTCCTATCAAACATCAAGATATCTGGGAATGGTACAAAAAACAAGAAGCATGTATTTGGACAGCAGAAGAAATAGATTTACATACCGATTTAAATGATTGGAATAATAAATTAAGTGCTGATGAAAAATATTTCATTAAACACATTTTAGCCTTTTTTGCGGCGTCTGACGGGATTGTAAACGAGAATTTAGCTGAAAACTTCGTAAGTGAAGTGCAATATCCTGAAGCTAAATTTTTCTACGGATTCCAATTAATGATGGAAAATATTCACAGTGAAACGTATTCGTTATTAATTGATACGTATGTGAAAGATGAAGCAGAAAAACATCAGTTGTTTCATGCGATTGAAACTTTCCCAGCAATTAAAGAAAAAGCAGAATGGGCATTGAAATGGATTGAATCACCAAGTTTTGCAGAGCGTTTAATTGCTTTTGCAGCTGTGGAAGGGATTTTCTTCTCAGGTTCGTTTTGTTCGATTTATTGGTTGAAAAAACGTGGGTTAATGCCAGGGCTAACGTTTTCTAACGAATTAATTTCACGTGATGAAGGAATGCATTGTGATTTCGCTGTGCATTTACACACACATCATATCGTAAACAAAGTGCCAAAAGCAAGAATTACAGAAATTTTAACCAACGCTTTAGATATTGAAAGAAAATTCATTACAGAATCATTGCCAGTTAGTTTGATTGGAATGAATGCCACTTTAATGACTCAATATTTAGAGTTTGTAACCGATAGATTATTGGTGGAATTAGGTTGTGACAGAGTGTATAATTCGTCAAACCCATTTGATTTTATGGATATGATATCTTTACAAGGAAAAACAAATTTCTTTGAAAAGCGTGTTGGAGAATACCAAAAAGCAGGAGTAATGAATTCAGATTCAGAAGCAAGCAAAATTAGCTTCGACGCTGATTTCTAA